The genomic interval GCATTCAGCAACCTGTGCAAACGATTTACACGATTATCTCTAACATTGAATCGGGTCTTTATACCTTTTAAAAACCTGTTTAAATGTTCAATAACTATCTCTTTGTTGCTGCCTACAGGCAACTCCTTATTGTCTCCTGATATAATTGCAAGTCTCTTATTTATCTCATCAAGTCCTTTTAAGGCAAAAACATTGTCAGGGTATTGTTTAATAATTTCCATGTATTCCTTTTGCGCCTCTGAAAGCATATCTATTGATAGATACCATCTGCCAAGTGTAAGTCTTGCTGCAATAAAATCAGGGTGTTTCTTTATGCCATTAATAAGCACAGCTATTGCTTCGTCAATCTTGTCCTGTTTCCTCAACTCCTCTGCAAGAGATAAAAAAACCTTTGAATCAGGATCCTGTCTTAATCTCTCTTTAAGTCTCTTTATATAGATGCTGTCTTCCATTATTCCACTTTACCACGGAAAATCTATGATTTTATGGAGACCCCATATACTCCATTGTCTTTTAATTCCTTTATCCTATCAAACAGTGCCATTGCAACATCATCCTTTGACATCAGAGGAAGTTTTCTTTCGACCTTTCTGTCAATAATAACAACTTCGTTTGTATCTACATCAAATCCAGATCCAGCCTTTGATACATCATTAAAGACAATCATGTCTATATCCTTATCAATGAGCTTTTTTCTTGCCCTATCAAGTCTCTGTCCCGTTTCTGCAGCAAACCCAACAATAAAAGGCTTATTCTTAAATCTTCCTGCCTCTTCGAGGATATCAATTGTCTTTACTAAATTCAATGATAATTTTTCTTTTTTGTCTATTTTACTACCCTTTGTCTCTAAAGGCATGAAATCAGAAACCGCTGCAGCCATAATAAATATAGAAGACATGGATATATTATCCATTACAGCAGCATGCATTTCTCCTGCTGTCTCTACATTTATAACCTCAATGTCTGCTGGTGGTTTTACAGATACCGGACCGCTTATAAGTGTG from Dissulfurispira thermophila carries:
- a CDS encoding tetratricopeptide repeat protein, translated to MEDSIYIKRLKERLRQDPDSKVFLSLAEELRKQDKIDEAIAVLINGIKKHPDFIAARLTLGRWYLSIDMLSEAQKEYMEIIKQYPDNVFALKGLDEINKRLAIISGDNKELPVGSNKEIVIEHLNRFLKGIKTRFNVRDNRVNRLHRLLNAIKIHFAPSSENSV